In Dyadobacter sp. NIV53, a single window of DNA contains:
- a CDS encoding NifU family protein translates to MDSKEKTIELIEQALETVRPYLHADGGDVKLVELTDDMTVILELQGSCQSCPMSAMTFRAGLEESIRKAVPHVSKVIASNVAALA, encoded by the coding sequence ATGGATTCAAAAGAAAAAACAATAGAACTGATTGAGCAGGCGCTCGAAACTGTACGCCCTTATCTTCATGCTGATGGCGGAGATGTGAAATTGGTGGAATTAACCGATGACATGACTGTAATTCTTGAGTTGCAGGGGTCTTGCCAAAGCTGTCCGATGAGCGCTATGACTTTCCGTGCAGGTCTTGAAGAGTCAATTCGTAAGGCAGTTCCGCACGTAAGCAAAGTAATTGCATCCAATGTAGCGGCACTCGCATAA
- a CDS encoding Mrp/NBP35 family ATP-binding protein, with the protein MGEFTINKEKVLQALSTVEEPDLKRDLVTLGMIQDIEIGINQVKFTVVLTTPACPLKELIRRNCTAAIHKHLSPDVEVIVNLTANVTSTRQTGSLIPGVKNVIAISSGKGGVGKSTVTANLAMALHRSGAKVGIIDADIFGPSMPVMFGAENMQPTITPKNGKNYINPIRQYGIKIISIGFLTPPDSAVVWRGPMASQALKQFFGDTDWGDLDYLLIDLPPGTSDIHLTLVQTVPVTGAVIVTTPQKVALADATKGLSMFMQPQINVPILGIVENMAWFTPDELPDYKYPIFGSGGGQLLASKFNVPLLGQIPLVQSIREAGDEGKPAIMNNNAIVNNAFRDTAEALAQQVAIRNASKDKTRLVEIQA; encoded by the coding sequence TTAAGTACTGTGGAAGAGCCCGATCTGAAAAGGGATCTGGTAACGCTGGGTATGATCCAGGATATTGAAATCGGCATTAATCAGGTCAAATTCACTGTGGTGTTAACCACACCAGCTTGTCCGTTGAAAGAGCTGATCCGAAGGAATTGTACTGCGGCAATCCACAAACATTTAAGTCCTGATGTTGAAGTGATTGTTAATCTGACAGCTAACGTTACTTCAACGCGTCAGACCGGTTCCTTAATTCCGGGCGTAAAAAATGTGATTGCTATTTCATCAGGGAAAGGTGGTGTGGGGAAATCTACCGTTACTGCCAATCTGGCTATGGCGTTGCACCGTTCGGGTGCAAAGGTCGGGATTATAGATGCAGATATCTTTGGGCCTTCCATGCCGGTAATGTTTGGTGCAGAAAATATGCAGCCCACTATTACGCCAAAAAATGGTAAAAATTACATTAATCCAATTCGTCAGTACGGGATAAAAATTATTTCAATAGGTTTTTTAACACCACCGGACAGTGCAGTAGTTTGGCGCGGCCCTATGGCAAGCCAGGCTCTAAAGCAGTTTTTTGGTGATACGGATTGGGGTGATCTGGATTATCTCTTAATTGACCTTCCTCCGGGAACAAGTGATATACATTTAACACTGGTACAAACTGTTCCTGTAACAGGTGCTGTAATTGTGACAACACCACAAAAAGTAGCCTTAGCAGATGCGACCAAGGGACTGTCGATGTTCATGCAGCCACAGATTAATGTGCCGATTCTAGGTATTGTTGAAAACATGGCATGGTTTACACCTGATGAGCTCCCGGATTATAAATATCCAATTTTTGGTTCAGGCGGAGGGCAGCTTCTGGCAAGCAAATTTAATGTACCTTTATTAGGACAAATACCGTTGGTTCAAAGTATCCGAGAGGCAGGTGATGAAGGAAAACCGGCTATTATGAATAACAATGCTATTGTAAATAATGCTTTCAGGGATACTGCCGAAGCTTTGGCTCAGCAGGTTGCTATTAGAAATGCTTCCAAAGACAAAACCCGGCTTGTAGAAATCCAGGCTTAG
- a CDS encoding D-alanine--D-alanine ligase: protein MRIGVFFGGPSREREISFAGGKTAFEYLDKSLFEPIPIFVDSFGRFIKLEHTYMYASEIRDFYPSAQMQRDGFKTYIDSYPHLANEPVPSEIGTQLTPAEFNSHFDFAFLAMHGPGCEDGAIQGLLEWYQIPYSGPGLMGSAVGIDKILQNEMIALVNGQEKKSWTLRYDQWIPNEYPILFKVLKKHLGLPLVIKAPHQGSSIGVAIVKQDSLGDFIAAINQCFFQVEIESSTWKSMDAAQKHIWAQKMANLDEGIAYPVVIKGKSIYLPQQLIEELDSYFSNQAETLFISSSNAEDQVLIEEFIDGQEFSCGCIQFDNGKPLALPPSEVINLAEVFDFNAKYKPGGSRKRIPVETTLGKNQEIQQVIAQVFEQLGINVCVRIDGFLTPEGTILLHDPNTIPGMSPTSFIFKQMAEIGLNVTQALTYLIRQSIRERTRTGKNTWQLRNLLQGLDEKITKEKSRQKPLKGIVFEASDEQYALARLAYGKTNAEGKYTPVPVLLADDGKYYQLPNPFMFKEYIADVENLLHQERHPLLVETSERAKPTTAFYGGDVEYQVKAYNDIESINLVENWIYVKNDGL, encoded by the coding sequence ATGCGCATAGGAGTATTTTTTGGAGGCCCTTCCCGTGAAAGGGAAATTTCTTTTGCTGGTGGAAAAACCGCCTTCGAATATTTAGATAAGTCGCTCTTTGAGCCAATCCCGATTTTTGTAGACAGTTTCGGACGCTTTATCAAGCTTGAACATACTTACATGTATGCCAGTGAAATAAGGGACTTTTATCCATCCGCTCAAATGCAACGGGATGGATTCAAAACATACATAGATTCATATCCGCATCTGGCTAATGAACCTGTTCCTTCCGAAATAGGTACCCAGCTAACTCCCGCTGAATTCAATTCTCATTTTGATTTTGCATTTCTGGCCATGCATGGCCCTGGCTGTGAAGATGGTGCTATACAGGGCTTATTGGAATGGTATCAAATTCCTTATAGCGGTCCGGGTTTAATGGGATCTGCGGTGGGAATTGATAAGATATTACAAAATGAAATGATCGCCCTTGTTAACGGTCAGGAGAAAAAAAGCTGGACACTTCGTTATGACCAGTGGATTCCAAATGAATATCCGATTTTATTTAAGGTGCTGAAAAAGCATCTTGGCCTGCCTTTGGTTATTAAGGCGCCGCATCAGGGATCTTCCATTGGTGTAGCTATTGTAAAACAAGATTCTCTGGGAGATTTTATTGCAGCTATAAACCAGTGCTTTTTTCAGGTCGAAATTGAAAGCAGCACCTGGAAATCCATGGATGCAGCTCAAAAACATATTTGGGCACAGAAAATGGCCAATCTGGATGAAGGAATTGCTTATCCGGTTGTAATTAAAGGCAAGAGCATATATCTTCCCCAGCAATTAATTGAAGAACTGGATTCTTATTTTTCAAATCAGGCTGAAACATTATTTATCAGCAGTTCAAATGCAGAAGACCAGGTATTAATTGAAGAATTTATAGACGGCCAGGAATTTTCCTGCGGCTGCATTCAATTTGATAACGGTAAACCATTGGCATTGCCTCCAAGTGAAGTAATTAACCTGGCAGAAGTTTTTGATTTCAATGCGAAATATAAGCCCGGAGGAAGCCGTAAACGTATTCCGGTTGAGACAACTCTTGGAAAAAACCAGGAAATTCAACAGGTTATTGCACAGGTTTTTGAGCAGTTGGGAATTAATGTTTGCGTTCGGATTGATGGTTTTTTAACACCCGAGGGCACTATTTTACTACACGACCCGAATACAATTCCCGGTATGTCGCCAACTTCATTCATTTTTAAACAAATGGCAGAAATTGGCCTGAATGTTACACAGGCACTTACTTATCTTATTCGCCAGTCGATCAGGGAAAGAACCAGAACCGGAAAAAATACATGGCAGCTGCGCAATCTTCTTCAGGGTTTGGACGAAAAAATTACAAAAGAAAAGTCCAGACAAAAGCCGTTGAAAGGAATTGTATTTGAAGCTTCCGATGAACAATATGCGTTGGCCCGGTTAGCTTATGGAAAAACAAATGCCGAAGGGAAATATACCCCGGTACCTGTTTTACTTGCAGATGATGGTAAATACTATCAGCTTCCTAATCCGTTCATGTTCAAGGAGTATATAGCCGACGTTGAAAATCTGCTCCATCAGGAACGCCATCCATTATTGGTTGAAACGTCGGAGAGAGCAAAACCTACAACAGCGTTTTATGGAGGCGATGTAGAATATCAGGTAAAAGCTTATAATGATATTGAGTCTATAAATCTGGTAGAGAATTGGATATACGTAAAAAATGACGGTTTATAA